A genomic window from Etheostoma spectabile isolate EspeVRDwgs_2016 chromosome 13, UIUC_Espe_1.0, whole genome shotgun sequence includes:
- the dtx2 gene encoding putative E3 ubiquitin-protein ligase DTX2 isoform X1 — translation MAIVSGSCARVNGSRNGPSVSATPSGSVGQSQPMIAVWEWQDDLGYWRPYSGQVSAYIERCLSSRGHRGGGGPVSTSICLGQSDPSLSPYLIDIPSLKQFRQDTGKTRSVRRSLFAQSSGLGSGVYWEWLNDEGGWTPYETRTSILLEHSYQARQGTADLGSHGYNYIVDLTSLAQVNKATGFRRQVRRQCNLPYPLASSGPPAIPSSLACSCQQCLSHSSTGPMPSRSRHSFSSGSLNRPSLQATGRATAAHPTSVYSPYPRRPLSVGAMSWGSPWPPPPSGSQLSAPLMTSSASANGLSVPSISVQLNGSTSVSSALAGMASILMSAVGLGVHFTTAPLPQQQQPQQQQPAPFSLPPPPPLLPPASRPSKPHSSSSSVRRAKRQHRRASAQRPEEVIQRYMEVVAGVPDEDCIICMDQLSNPSGYETPSTEEGGQSILPDTVGKFIKCGHTLHMLCMLAMYNNGTKDGSLQCPSCKTIYGEKTGTQPKGKMEIYSIAQSLPGHPDCGTIQIIYSIPPGLQGPEHPNPGQPYTCRGFPRFCFLPDNDKGRKVLELLKVAWMRRLIFTVGTSSTTGEPDTVVWNGIHHKTEMMSNLSGHGYPDPNYLDNVLSELASQGVTEDCFKPPGSSSSSSS, via the exons ATGGCGATTGTGTCTGGCTCTTGTGCCAGGGTAAACGGGTCTAGGAATGGGCCGTCTGTGTCAGCTACACCCTCTGGATCTGTTGGACAATCGCAGCCCATGATAGCGGTATGGGAATGGCAGGATGACCTGGGCTATTGGCGGCCTTACAGCGGCCAAGTGAGCGCCTACATCGAGCGGTGTTTGTCATCGCGGGgccacagaggaggaggaggacccGTCTCAACGAGCATCTGCCTCGGACAATCAGACCCAAGCCTGTCGCCTTATCTCATTGACATACCAAGCTTGAAACAGTTTCGGCAGGACACAG gaaAGACACGGTCAGTACGTCGGTCCCTGTTTGCCCAGTCTTCAGGCCTCGGCAGTGGTGTGTACTGGGAGTGGCTTAATGATGAAGGAGGATGGACTCCATATGAGACTCGAACCTCCATCCTTTTAGAGCACAGCTATCAGGCCCGCCAAGGCACGGCAGACTTGGGCTCGCATGGATACAATTACATAGTGGATCTTACATCTTTGGCCCAAGTTAACAAAGCAACGGGTTTCAGACGGCAGGTCCGACGGCAGTGTAACCTCCCCTACCCACTGGCCTCCTCTGGCCCCCCGGCTATCCCCTCAAGCCTTGCATGCTCCTGCCAGCAGTGCTTGAGCCACAGCAGCACAGGACCCATGCCCAGCCGTTCACGACATTCCTTTTCATCAGGGAGTTTGAACCGGCCCAGTCTTCAAGCAACAGGGAGGGCTACAGCGGCTCATCCCACTTCTGTCTACTCACCGTACCCTAGGAGACCCCTCTCCGTCGGGGCAATGTCCTGGGGAAGCCCCTGGCCTCCACCGCCCTCTGGGAGTCAACTGTCTGCACCGCTTATGACCAGCTCTGCCAGTGCCAATGGGTTAAg TGTTCCTTCCATCTCCGTGCAGCTGAATGGATCGACCAGTGTGAGCTCTGCCCTGGCAG GCATGGCCTCCATTTTGATGTCAGCAGTGGGACTCGGCGTGCACTTCACCACTGCCCCCCTCCCTCAACAGCAGCagccgcagcagcagcaacctgctcctttctctcttcctcctcctcctcctctcctccccccagCCAGCAGGCCCAGCAAGccccacagcagcagcagttcagTTAGGAGAGCAAAGAGGCAGCACAGGAGAG CCTCAGCTCAGAGACCTGAGGAGGTGATTCAGCGCTACATGGAGGTAGTTGCCGGAGTACCAGATGAG GATTGCATTATCTGCATGGATCAACTGTCCAATCCATCAGGCTATGAGACACCGTCCACAGAGGAGGGAGGCCAGAGCATCCTGCCAGACACTGTGGGGAAATTCATCAAATGTGGACACACCCTGCACATGCTCTGCATGCTAGCCATGTACAACAACGGGACAAAG GACGGCAGTCTGCAGTGTCCCTCGTGTAAGACAATTTATGGAGAGAAGACCGGCACCCAGCCCAAAGGCAAAATGGAAATTTACAGCATTGCCCAGTCGCTGCCAGGCCACCCAGACTGTGGCACCATCCAGATTATCTACAGCATACCACCTGGCCTACAG GGCCCTGAACATCCCAACCCAGGACAGCCGTACACCTGTAGAGGCTTCCCTCGCTTCTGTTTCCTACCAGACAACGACAAGGGCaggaag gtgctggagctgctgaaggTGGCGTGGATGAGACGCCTTATCTTCACTGTGGGAACGTCCAGCACCACCGGAGAGCCCGACACAGTGGTGTGGAACGGCATCCACCACAAAACCGAGATGATGTCCAACTTGTCGGGCCACGGCTACCCCGACCCCAACTATTTGGACAATGTTCTGTCTGAGCTGGCCTCTCAGGGCGTGACAGAGGACTGCTTCAAACCtccaggcagcagcagcagtagcagcagctaG
- the dtx2 gene encoding putative E3 ubiquitin-protein ligase DTX2 isoform X2, with the protein MAIVSGSCARVNGSRNGPSVSATPSGSVGQSQPMIAVWEWQDDLGYWRPYSGQVSAYIERCLSSRGHRGGGGPVSTSICLGQSDPSLSPYLIDIPSLKQFRQDTGKTRSVRRSLFAQSSGLGSGVYWEWLNDEGGWTPYETRTSILLEHSYQARQGTADLGSHGYNYIVDLTSLAQVNKATGFRRQVRRQCNLPYPLASSGPPAIPSSLACSCQQCLSHSSTGPMPSRSRHSFSSGSLNRPSLQATGRATAAHPTSVYSPYPRRPLSVGAMSWGSPWPPPPSGSQLSAPLMTSSASANGLSVPSISVQLNGSTSVSSALAASAQRPEEVIQRYMEVVAGVPDEDCIICMDQLSNPSGYETPSTEEGGQSILPDTVGKFIKCGHTLHMLCMLAMYNNGTKDGSLQCPSCKTIYGEKTGTQPKGKMEIYSIAQSLPGHPDCGTIQIIYSIPPGLQGPEHPNPGQPYTCRGFPRFCFLPDNDKGRKVLELLKVAWMRRLIFTVGTSSTTGEPDTVVWNGIHHKTEMMSNLSGHGYPDPNYLDNVLSELASQGVTEDCFKPPGSSSSSSS; encoded by the exons ATGGCGATTGTGTCTGGCTCTTGTGCCAGGGTAAACGGGTCTAGGAATGGGCCGTCTGTGTCAGCTACACCCTCTGGATCTGTTGGACAATCGCAGCCCATGATAGCGGTATGGGAATGGCAGGATGACCTGGGCTATTGGCGGCCTTACAGCGGCCAAGTGAGCGCCTACATCGAGCGGTGTTTGTCATCGCGGGgccacagaggaggaggaggacccGTCTCAACGAGCATCTGCCTCGGACAATCAGACCCAAGCCTGTCGCCTTATCTCATTGACATACCAAGCTTGAAACAGTTTCGGCAGGACACAG gaaAGACACGGTCAGTACGTCGGTCCCTGTTTGCCCAGTCTTCAGGCCTCGGCAGTGGTGTGTACTGGGAGTGGCTTAATGATGAAGGAGGATGGACTCCATATGAGACTCGAACCTCCATCCTTTTAGAGCACAGCTATCAGGCCCGCCAAGGCACGGCAGACTTGGGCTCGCATGGATACAATTACATAGTGGATCTTACATCTTTGGCCCAAGTTAACAAAGCAACGGGTTTCAGACGGCAGGTCCGACGGCAGTGTAACCTCCCCTACCCACTGGCCTCCTCTGGCCCCCCGGCTATCCCCTCAAGCCTTGCATGCTCCTGCCAGCAGTGCTTGAGCCACAGCAGCACAGGACCCATGCCCAGCCGTTCACGACATTCCTTTTCATCAGGGAGTTTGAACCGGCCCAGTCTTCAAGCAACAGGGAGGGCTACAGCGGCTCATCCCACTTCTGTCTACTCACCGTACCCTAGGAGACCCCTCTCCGTCGGGGCAATGTCCTGGGGAAGCCCCTGGCCTCCACCGCCCTCTGGGAGTCAACTGTCTGCACCGCTTATGACCAGCTCTGCCAGTGCCAATGGGTTAAg TGTTCCTTCCATCTCCGTGCAGCTGAATGGATCGACCAGTGTGAGCTCTGCCCTGGCAG CCTCAGCTCAGAGACCTGAGGAGGTGATTCAGCGCTACATGGAGGTAGTTGCCGGAGTACCAGATGAG GATTGCATTATCTGCATGGATCAACTGTCCAATCCATCAGGCTATGAGACACCGTCCACAGAGGAGGGAGGCCAGAGCATCCTGCCAGACACTGTGGGGAAATTCATCAAATGTGGACACACCCTGCACATGCTCTGCATGCTAGCCATGTACAACAACGGGACAAAG GACGGCAGTCTGCAGTGTCCCTCGTGTAAGACAATTTATGGAGAGAAGACCGGCACCCAGCCCAAAGGCAAAATGGAAATTTACAGCATTGCCCAGTCGCTGCCAGGCCACCCAGACTGTGGCACCATCCAGATTATCTACAGCATACCACCTGGCCTACAG GGCCCTGAACATCCCAACCCAGGACAGCCGTACACCTGTAGAGGCTTCCCTCGCTTCTGTTTCCTACCAGACAACGACAAGGGCaggaag gtgctggagctgctgaaggTGGCGTGGATGAGACGCCTTATCTTCACTGTGGGAACGTCCAGCACCACCGGAGAGCCCGACACAGTGGTGTGGAACGGCATCCACCACAAAACCGAGATGATGTCCAACTTGTCGGGCCACGGCTACCCCGACCCCAACTATTTGGACAATGTTCTGTCTGAGCTGGCCTCTCAGGGCGTGACAGAGGACTGCTTCAAACCtccaggcagcagcagcagtagcagcagctaG